The following DNA comes from Methylophilus sp. 5.
ACCCGCGCGAGTTTTTTATGCCGCAGAATGCCCCTGCGCGTTTGGCCTCTATGCGCGAAAAGCTGGAATATTTTGCTGAGTGCGGCGTGCAGCATGTCTACGTGCAGCGCTTTAATCATGCGTTTGCCGCACAGAGCCCAGCCACGTTTATGCAAGTGCTGCGCCAGCAACTCAATGCCAATGTGGTCATGGTCGGTGAAGACTTCTGTTTTGGTGCCAAGCGCGCAGGCAGTGTGCAAACGCTGATTGAACACGGTTTTAACGTGATTCCGCTGCCGGAAGTGCAATTACACGGCGAGCGCGTTTCCAGCACGTTGCTGCGTAATGCGCTGGCGGCAGGTGAGTTGATTAAGGCGCACACCTTGCTCGGGCGACCGTACAGCATTAGCGGCAAAGTGGTACACGGTGCCAAACTTGGGCGCCAGCTTGGCTTCCCTACTGCCAATGTGCATATGCGCCACGAACGGCCTGCACTGACCGGGGTTTATGCGGTAAAATTGAACAATTTACTGGCCGTTGCCAATTTGGGCAATCGGCCGACCTTGGAAGGTATCCCCAAACTCAAGCTTGAAGTGCATGTGTTTGATTTTAATGGTGATCTTTACGATCAGCATGTGCATGTGCAGTTTTTTCATAAACTGCGCGACGAACAAAAGTTTGCCGGGCTGGATGCATTGAAAGCGCAGATTGCGCTGGATGCCTTGCAGGCAAAACAATACTTCGCCGCAGATATACGCGGATAAACGCAGATAAGCTGCTTCCACTATTATTAGTAGGCGGCATGTATCTGCGGGCATCTGCGTTTATCTGCGGCTAAATAATTGGATTTTTTAAATGACTGACCAAACCAAAGATTCAAAATACACGCTGAATTTACCTGAAACCAGCTTTCCGATGCGCGGCGATTTGTCCAAGCGTGAGCCGGCCTGGTTAAAAAGCTGGCAAGAACGCAAGGTTTACGAGCGCATTCGCGCCAAGCGCAAAGGTGCGCCAAGCTTTATCCTGCATGACGGCCCGCCGTATGCCAACGGCGATATTCACATTGGTCACGCGGTGAATAAAATCCTTAAAGACATTATCATCAAGGCCAAAACCATGAGTGGTTTTGACGCGCCTTATGTACCGGGCTGGGATTGCCACGGCTTACCGATTGAGTTAGTGGTGGAGAAAAACCACGGCAAGAATATAGACCCGGCCAAGTTTCGCGAGTTGTGTCGTGCTTATGCCGCCGAGCAGGTAGAAAAACAGAAAAAAGATTTTATCCGCTTGGGTGTGCTGGGTGATTGGGATCATCCTTACTTGACCATGGCGTTTAATACCGAGGCCGACATTATGCGCGCCTTGGGTGAAATCTATCAAAACGGCTATTTATACCAGGGCTCCAAGCCGGTGCATTGGTGTGTGGACTGCGGCTCTGCCTTGGCTGAGGCCGAAGTTGAGTATGAGGACGTTAACTCACCTGCGATTGATGTTGGTTTTAAAGTGGTAGATAACGCGGCGTTGAGCCACGCGTTTGGTACATCCGTGATCGGCGATGCATATGCCGTGATCTGGACCACGACCCCGTGGACATTGCCTGCTAATCAGGCGGTTAGCGTCAATGCAGAGCTCGAATATGACTTGATCCAGACCAGCAAGGGTTTGCTGATATTGGTGCGTGACTTGGCAGAAAAAACATTGGCCAGATATGCAGAAGAAAACACTTCTGTGATTGCCAGTTGTAAGGGCGACGCCCTGCGCGGTTTGCAATTGCAACACCCGTTTGATGACCGCCTGGTGCCTGTGATCACTGGCGACCACGTGACCACCGATGCCGGTACTGGCCTGGTGCACACCGCTGCCGCGCACGGTAACGATGACTGGTTGGTGATGCGTGCTAACTTTCCTAACGAGAAACCGCGTGTGCTCATAGGTGGCGATGGTAAGTTCTTTAGCAGCGAACTGGTTGAATTGGCCGAGATTCGTGGCTTGAGCCGTCAGGATGCCAATAAAATCATTCTGGCTAAATTGCAGGAAAATGGCGCGTTGCTTGCCTCCGCACGTTTAAACCACAGCTTTCCGCATTGCTGGCGCCATAAAACGCCGCTGATGCAATTGGCGACGCACCAGTGGTTTATCGGTATGAACACGGTTGGCAAAGAGGGCAAAGCCTTGCGTGAGCAGGCGAATACCGCCGTGGACGCGACGCAGTTTTTCCCGAGCTGGGGCCGTGCCCGCCTGGAAGCCATGATTAAAAACCGCCCGGACTGGTGCGTGTCGCGTCAGCGTAACTGGGGCGTGCCTATGCCGTTCTTTGTGCATAAAGAAACCGGCGAGCCGCATCCACATACCATGCAATTGCTGGAAACCGTGTGCAAACAAGTTGAGCTGCAAGGCATTGAGGCCTGGTTTAGTTTGAGTGGCGACGCGTTTCTGGC
Coding sequences within:
- a CDS encoding bifunctional riboflavin kinase/FAD synthetase, with protein sequence MQIFRHIPQHSPPQAIAIGNFDGMHLGHQALLRQLIAFTQTYKITPAVMTFEPHPREFFMPQNAPARLASMREKLEYFAECGVQHVYVQRFNHAFAAQSPATFMQVLRQQLNANVVMVGEDFCFGAKRAGSVQTLIEHGFNVIPLPEVQLHGERVSSTLLRNALAAGELIKAHTLLGRPYSISGKVVHGAKLGRQLGFPTANVHMRHERPALTGVYAVKLNNLLAVANLGNRPTLEGIPKLKLEVHVFDFNGDLYDQHVHVQFFHKLRDEQKFAGLDALKAQIALDALQAKQYFAADIRG
- the ileS gene encoding isoleucine--tRNA ligase, with protein sequence MTDQTKDSKYTLNLPETSFPMRGDLSKREPAWLKSWQERKVYERIRAKRKGAPSFILHDGPPYANGDIHIGHAVNKILKDIIIKAKTMSGFDAPYVPGWDCHGLPIELVVEKNHGKNIDPAKFRELCRAYAAEQVEKQKKDFIRLGVLGDWDHPYLTMAFNTEADIMRALGEIYQNGYLYQGSKPVHWCVDCGSALAEAEVEYEDVNSPAIDVGFKVVDNAALSHAFGTSVIGDAYAVIWTTTPWTLPANQAVSVNAELEYDLIQTSKGLLILVRDLAEKTLARYAEENTSVIASCKGDALRGLQLQHPFDDRLVPVITGDHVTTDAGTGLVHTAAAHGNDDWLVMRANFPNEKPRVLIGGDGKFFSSELVELAEIRGLSRQDANKIILAKLQENGALLASARLNHSFPHCWRHKTPLMQLATHQWFIGMNTVGKEGKALREQANTAVDATQFFPSWGRARLEAMIKNRPDWCVSRQRNWGVPMPFFVHKETGEPHPHTMQLLETVCKQVELQGIEAWFSLSGDAFLAQHAPANAEQYKKVTDTLDVWFDSGATHYAVVRSEQHPSLSAAARLRVAEHQPVADLYLEGSDQHRGWFQSSLLTGCAMNGNAPYKALLTHGFVVDGAGHKMSKSKGNVVAPQKVMDTYGADILRLWVASTDYSGELTISDEILKRVADGYRRIRNTLRFLLSNLADFDASKDLLPVEQWLEIDRYALHLTQQLQTGILADYDKYEFHLAVQKFVGFCSEDLGGFYLDILKDRLYTSGESSHARRAAQSALYHITHAMMRLMAPILSFTADEIWQTLGLDAVATVFEEDWYGLPAHGLDSDIIETWTELRKARTPAALNLNINKAIEDKRTEGVIGSSLQAELDIYLHDDNLLKMFERIGDDLKFVYIVSKVNVYKAVTRLEEKVFVRPSAHQKCDRCWHYRADVGANAEHPSICGRCVSNLFGSGEVRTYA